One stretch of Arachis hypogaea cultivar Tifrunner chromosome 20, arahy.Tifrunner.gnm2.J5K5, whole genome shotgun sequence DNA includes these proteins:
- the LOC112782493 gene encoding 2-hydroxyisoflavanone dehydratase, translating to MLLSKGIFKYAPLATFICYKPTLPPPTLLPKTQTLIFSAHTQHTKMVTTAPQEKEVTHEFPFFRVFKDGTVEVLRPPPKFLPPSDDPATGLRIKDTVISSDPPVSARLFLPKITNNNKLPVFLFFHGSGFCARSAFSPEYSNHVAAVANEAKVLAVSVEYGKFPARPLPACYEDAWRSFQWVTSHADGTGTEPWLNDHGDFQRLFVAGSSAGGNITHTLVSQIGKTGSPPGVRVEGAIMVHPFFGGIGDDAQWLFMCKDNKGPEDPRLKPAEEDLRRLGCERVLVCVAEKDSLMVAGKNYVEALKKSGWGGSIELVIHWGMTHSQHVHFPDQGNSREVLRKFASFIHQQP from the coding sequence ATGCTTCTTTCTAAAGGCATTTTCAAGTATGCACCACTGGCAACTTTTATTTGTTATAAACCGACGCTTCCTCCACCTACTCTCCTTCCTAAAACCCAAACACTAATCTTCTCTGCTCACACACAACACACAAAAATGGTCACCACCGCCCCACAAGAGAAGGAGGTAACACACGAGTTCCCCTTCTTCCGTGTCTTCAAAGACGGCACGGTGGAGGTCCTCCGTCCTCCACCGAAATTCCTTCCTCCCTCCGACGACCCCGCCACCGGCCTCCGCATCAAAGACACCGTCATTTCATCCGACCCTCCCGTCTCCGCTCGTCTCTTCCTCCCCAAAATAACCAACAATAACAAACTCcctgtcttcctcttcttccatggcaGCGGCTTCTGTGCCAGGTCCGCCTTCTCTCCAGAATACAGCAACCACGTCGCCGCCGTCGCCAACGAAGCCAAAGTCCTCGCGGTTTCCGTCGAGTATGGCAAGTTTCCAGCCCGACCACTGCCCGCGTGCTACGAAGACGCCTGGAGATCCTTCCAGTGGGTCACGTCGCACGCGGACGGAACAGGGACGGAGCCCTGGCTGAACGACCACGGCGACTTCCAGCGTCTTTTCGTCGCCGGAAGCAGCGCTGGCGGGAATATCACCCACACGTTGGTTAGCCAAATCGGAAAAACAGGATCTCCGCCAGGAGTGAGGGTAGAGGGTGCGATTATGGTCCACCCTTTCTTTGGTGGAATAGGGGACGATGCGCAGTGGCTGTTCATGTGTAAGGATAACAAGGGGCCGGAGGATCCGAGGCTGAAGCCGGCGGAGGAGGATTTAAGGAGGCTTGGGTGTGAGAGGGTGTTGGTGTGTGTGGCGGAGAAGGATTCGTTGATGGTTGCCGGAAAGAACTACGTTGAGGCGTTGAAGAAGAGTGGTTGGGGTGGGAGTATTGAGCTTGTTATTCATTGGGGTATGACACATAGTCAACACGTTCACTTCCCAGATCAAGGGAATTCTCGTGAAGTTTTGCGAAAGTTTGCTTCTTTCATCCATCAACAACCATGA